The DNA sequence TCCTATCCTGGAAGCCCATTGGCTGGTACTCTTATGCCAAACTCCCCTGTTGGATCTGGTAGTCCTGTCAGGCATAGTGAGCGGAATTTGCGCTTTTCCTCTGGGATGAGGAACATGGCAGGTGGTCTCATGGGAGGTTGGCACGTGGAAGCTGGTGCTAACTTGGATGAAAATTTTCCATCCTCTTTACTGGATGAATTTAAAAGCAACAAAACTAAATGTTTTGAACTTTCAGAGATTGCAGGCCATGTTGTGGAGTTCAGGTAGGCTCTATTCTCTTTTATCTCAACCCTGTGCACTTCATTGATTTGACCTGGCTTTCAGTAATTTAAATATCTTGTCTCTTTAAAACAGTGCGGATCAGTATGGGAGTCGATTCATTCAACAGAAACTTGAGACTGCCACAACAGACGAAAAGAACATGGTTTTTGAAGAAATTATGCCACAAGCCTTATCTCTAATGACAGATGTGTTTGGTAATTATGTGATTCAGAAGGTATTTACTAGATTTATTTGCATTTTATATATCCTAATTGCAGTGTAATATTCAGTTATTAATGTTTTGACCTCCCTTTATGTGGCTAACATTAACTGTTGACTTAGTTTTTTGAGCACGGAACTGCATCACAAATTAGAGAATTGGCCGATCAGCTCACCGGGCATGTTCTGACTCTAAGCCTTCAAATGTATGGCTGTAGAGTGATCCAGAAGGTATGTTTGATGAGATGGCATATATTAAAAGGATCATTCATATTTTGCTAGCTGAGATTTCTGACATGATTTGTAGTGGGGTCCTATTTTTCCATATCAACTCCCACCTGGTGATATTGAGTTTTTTTTCCTGTCTAAATTCATCTATTAGAAGAGCAATGATGTTCCTCGTATATGTACATTCCAGAAAGTGGAAATATCATTTGTTTAGGATATATGTAATTCCAGTCTTTGTAACTAAGAAAATATGCGATAATGTTATGCTTGGAGAAATGGGTTACACCTTAATTTACATGGAAATTTGGCATCTTATCTTAGTACATGTAGCTATATAAAGAATTGTATGGTTTTTAAGTTGAATTGTTCCTGCCCGTTTCTGGTGGATGGTGGTTGTTGAGGTAAAAGCTGTTTATAAAATATCTAATGTTGCATTAAAATTGTGTTTTGCTATATATATGTTCAGGCTATAGAAGTTGTTGATCTGGATCAGCAGACAAAAATGGTGTCAGAACTGGATGGTCAGATCATGCGTTGTGTACGTGATCAAAATGGGAACCATGTCATTCAGAAGTGTATTGAATGTGTACCTGAAGATGCTATACAGTTTATTGTTTCAACTTTTTACGATCAAGTTGTGACACTGTCAACTCATCCATATGGTTGTCGAGTTATTCAGGTTAAGAACATTctctttaattaatttcaacCACACACGAAAGTGTATATTTATTTGTAGATTCTGTATGAATGCATAGCAGATACTTTATATGGTTTTTTGCATGTTAAAGTTGCAAATTAATAatgattattgttttgatctAACAGAGAGTCTTGGAACACTGCAATGACGCCAAAACACAGCGGTTAATGATGGATGAGATTTTACGGTCTGTTTGCATGTTGGCGCAAGACCAATATGGGAATTATGTTGTAcaggtttgtttgttttttttttcatcgtTTTATTGGATGTCTTAGCTCTGAAATGTATTGCAGCTGACCCTGTTTGGATATgtgttctttttcttttgggCTAACCGCACATTTCGTAGTATTAAATATCTGCTCACTAGTTTTGCAAAAATGACTAGTTAACGGAACGTGGCTTTATGACTTTTCTCATTAATAATGGCTTTGTTCACTAGCTTTTTGATTGATACATTTCCATTTACAGCATGTCTTAGAGCATGGAAAGCCACATGAACGTACatccataattaaaaaattaactgGACAAATTGTTCAAATGAGCCAGCAGAAGTTTGCTTCAAATGTCATAGAGAAGTGTTTAACATTTGGAACACCTGTTGAGCGCCAGGCTCTTGTGGATGAAATGCTGGGTTCCACTGATGAAAACGAGCCCCTTCAGGTTTGACAATTTTTATGTGCACAGTGCACACCATCTTTAATCCAAAGAATGTGTTAATTCTTATCTGGGCAAATTTTGCTTttccaaaaataacatgaaaagaAATAATGTAAAATGTACAAGGCTTGCTTGCTTTCTATTAGTAGCACTGGTTCCGTGGAATATTACATTTCTCATTTTTGAGTGATTGAGGATGAAATTGAATGATTTTATTCTATTATGCACCTCCTCTCTCATCTTACCCTTTTTTTGTAACATTTATATTGTTTTACAAGGCCTTTGTTTTGCCATGGTTTCGAGGATTTAATTTGTGATTGTTttgaataatatatttaatttcacTGTGGCCAATCTTGTTGTTGTCTTTTAACCCATTCTTATTTTGGATTTTGTTTCTTGTGACTTTGTTTTAGGTGATGATGAAGGATCAGTTTGCAAACTATGTTGTACAGAAAGTGTTGGAAACTTGTGATGATCAACAACTCGAACTAATCCTTAATCGTATAAAAGTTCATCTGAATGCTCTCAAAAAGTATACTTACGGGAAGCATATAGTTGCACGTGTAGAGAAACTTGTTGCTGCTGGAGGTACTTTCACCACCCTCTTGTTCTTTATCATACTCTTTGTTTGCATATTTCATTcacttcaaaaaaataataataagttattATTCCCTTTGTCcaagttttggttcaaattcttTTTCTCCATCTTTAGTGTCTGCAGATTCCTTAGAATTTAGGCATTTGATTGATCATGGTACTTTCTAAATAACTGACATGGTGATCTCTAAATCTTTTGCAGAGAGGAGGATTAGCATTCTGGCTCCACATGCTGCTGCAGCAGCTGCAGCTGCTGCCGCTGCCGCTGCCGCCGCCGCCGCTGCTGCTCAGACAATGGCATAGGAAATGAAGTTGTTGTACAGCTAACTGAGGATAGTACGAGTGccctctctcttttttcttctttttcttaatGTCTAGTAAAAGCTCCGACTATTATATTCTATGGAATGGACGGTagctaattgaaaaataaatattgttgGTTGTACCTAAACCTgtacattttttttagtttgaggATATATAGCTAGAGTCAGGCTAGTTGATGATGAGGCTCAGATTGTGAACACACACACCTGATGCCCTTTGCAGAGGAGATAAATTTAGTGTACAAGTTTCAAGGGTGTAAAAAGGGAGGAGGTAGTAAATTATGTGATCGTGACTGTACAAAATGTTCTCAGGTCTAGAATATGCTTGTTTTATGGGAGAGTCCTGAATTTTTCTTATGTATGGGATTCAATTTTTTTCCCCTTAATTTAAGAAACTTTTTCCCTTTCATTTATTATCTGTGGTATATGCATGAGCTGTGAGTAACATGCAATAATGATCTCCTCTTGTTTACTTTTTCGTTATTAGGATTAATATATGTGAATATTCTAGTCATTTACGAACCCATAACttgaaaaagagaagaaaaaaaaacaatttgtaATGTCACTAAAAGGTATAATGATGCTTTTGCGTTCTAACTGGAGAAGATTTCAGAAGCCTTTCATTTGATTCATGACTCGTTTTCTAACTTGAGAAAGTTTGTATGAGCTTTTCCATCCATTTTTCTCCCTAAAGAGTGTATAATATAATCCAAGTACTTCATGGTCTTGTACATTCTTGGCTGATCCTGCATCATTGATTCCACAGGACCAAGTTCAATTCCTTCGTGTGGAATTACAAATGTTGCTATTGACATTCTTGCTTTGTTCTCATTAGTTACGGCTCTGTGCTCAATGCTTTTGTACATCCCATTGCTCCAAGCCTGAAAATCAActgtttcagtttttttttttatccctAAATGTTGATCCCAATTAGAAATGATAAGACAAAATGTCCAAGTTAGACTGTACAGAAAAGACATTAATCACTCAATATTCGTAAACCTTATTTTACTGTCTGTTATGTATTATCATATAGCATATACATTCAACTAGTGTATCTCAATATTAGTAGCTATTCCCATTTAGTATTTAACCTATCTCTAAGGATTACCTCAACAACATCACCGATGTTGACCACCAGTGCGTTTGGGATTGGCTTTACAGGAAGCCATGTTCCCTTATATCTGATTTGAAGACCGGTGATGTCGTCGTCCTGGAGAAGTAGGGTTATGGATCCACCGTCGGAATGTGGACTAACACCGAGAACAAGGTCAGGCTTGGAGCAGGGTGGATAGTAGTTCATTCTCATTGATTGTTTCCTCACTACATGAAGCCTCTTCAACCCATTCTTATCCATTCCCATCAACAAAGACATGCTGGCCATGATTTCCTCACTTACTCTCTCTATTTCTCTTGAGTATTCTTCAACTGCTTCCCTGTTCATAGTTTAAACACAACAAGAACATGGGAAATCTTATAACCTTTAAATAGTTGGAATAGACTGAAAAACACAACTATTTATGTAGGCATATACAGTTGCAATTTTCTGTAGACTTTACTAGTACGTACTTGAAACCTGATAAGGTTGTTGGCCAGTACTTCATGTTTCGAGCTTCAAGTGGGGATGTCATTAAGTATATCAAGTCACCCCAATCCAGTTTTTGGTCTTCTGAAACTACGTATGCCTGGCCATATCCTTGAAGGTCATTCTCTGCCATTGCATACTTCTTTTTCTCTTCCAATGGGAGATTGAAAAAATCTGCGACAACAGCCTTCATTTCACCTAAAACCTCCTCTGGAACCCCGTGGTTTATTATCTAGACAGATAAACATGTTCCCATATTGAATATGATAAGCATAGAAACTatgtaatacaaaaaaaaaaaaaaaattgttactgAAATTGGATAGTGTACCTGAAAGAAACCCCATTCTTTGCAGGCAAAGTCTAGTTTGTGTAGTTCATCTTCATCTCCATTGATCAGCAGAGATAAATCTATGGCTGGAATTTCATTAAACTTGGGGTAGAAGGTGGAATCGAGTGGCCTGTCTTTGCTCTCCTGTATGTATCTTTCCGGAACAAACTCGGAGTCATTCCTCACCATCTCCTGGACACTTGGTACTGGTAAAGACTTTCCCCAACCCAATTCTCCATCAACTTTAATTCCTCCATGTTCAAGTTCAACCTCTGAATCCATTGTACGAACTTACACTACTTTGTCCAAGTAAgcacatatatatttacatgCAACTTGCCCAGGATTGGAGTGCTTAAATATCGAGTTTATGACTAGTAGAATCTATATTTTCCTCTGATCGAAATGCCCTTTTTAACGCTTGTGCCATTGTCTTTAATTGCCATCTTGTTACGTTAAATTCTATTTTGCCAATCGTTATGTTCAATGATTAAAAATGACCAAACCATTGGAGTTTTCTTGTAGAATCTCGCTGGAGTTATCTGTTTGTCACCACAAGGACAAAAGATAATGAGGGAAAAAGTTGAAATGATTATTGCAATGATAATGGAGCCTGCTCTTTAGTGATAATTGTAAATTTGTGAGGCCATGACAGCTAAACTATCTCCATCTGTTTCGATGGTAATGATATATGAACAAAAACATTACACACTGATATACTTTTTAAAATAGTTGGTTGTAAACACCCCTATGAACAGCAACATCATTCATCTTATTCTAAATTCTAACATATAATATTAAAGTTAAACTAAACTCTAATGAGCATTTGATCCAAAAAGACCCTTTTGTGATCCATTGTGAGTCCAAAATGACTGACTTAACCTCTATTTGAGACATATAAGTCAATGTGTACTAATTTCCAGTATTAGGGTCTTTgactttttttaaaatctacAAGTTTTTCGACGTATACACCTACAAATTTTCTGATATTTAGCCTTGTGGGATTCTTTCAAATGTCATGTTTGACCGTGTGATCTTTTAAAGGTCATTTGTTATACACACTTTCCAGACCCAAACGTGAGGAGAGTGTATTAAAGTTAATCCCACATtactaatgtgtggaaataaattatcatatataagatgaatgaacTACACTCCTCCTATTGTCAATTGATTTTCGTCTTATCCCAAATTCTAACATTAAATATTCCAATTTATTTAGAGAAGCCCTTTCCTAATTTCTTTATACCAAATTAACACTATGTTTGGCATTGAGAAATTTTACaccttttctttctcttctctccaTGGTTATGTTTGGTAGCCATCCATCTTCAACACTCCTCATCCTTTATTcaattcttcattttttttttcatttctcatttcttttcttcttcctaCCAAACATAACATTGGCAAACTATAattagttaatatattttttttataatagttattaaattaaaatatttaaaattttatgttaaATTATACTAATGACAACATATTATCAATAATTGAATTTTAAGacatttgagagagagagagagccaaCTCTCTTTCTATCCCTCTTCATTCACCTATTTCTCCTTCATATTAAATATAGTGTGAGCATTGTTATGGGATATCAGTGGTGTTTAACACTTTTAGATATATTGTTTTGCGATTGGTTAGCAATActcattaaaaattattatattaaactatataagaCCTGATATTCAGTTGGACCAATTGTTAGTGACGATTAGTGCGTTTTAACCTTTCTCATATAGTGTAAGTGAGCTATTACTTTTCATGAGAGCTACTAGGTATTCATGGACATTATCATCTCGATCTAGTAATGTGTCCAATACATTATGGGTGTTTTTCAAATTACCTACattgtataaatataaatagttGTATAAATTCCGATTGAACCATATAAAAAGAGAAGATTATCTTTAATCTTAGTATGATCAGCAATGATTACACATGCATCCATCttcctttatatttatttgatcagAAGGCTAATCGTAAACATAGGTTGGTTCTAGAATCCGCCATGATATTGACTTGCCATTCTTAATCATAGGCAGCCAATGGTGTATTATTAGTCTTATTGATTCTAGGTACAAGTTACAAATAATGGTTGAGTATTATGAAGATTAATATCTGTGATGTATGATTGTGTGTTGATTAAAAATACTGAAGAGAACACTGAACTTGCGCAGGCTGTGTGATTTTCACAGTGAGATGCATTTTGGTGTGGGAACAACAAGTTTTACTTCATCTGTTGCTTAGATTTTTTAGCTAAAACCTGGAAGATGACAATGTTGATGAAATCTTTGATATTAAGTGTGATCTCGTGCTTCATATAATCGAGCTAATTTAGTAGAAGATTACAatgtttgtattttctttgctctAATATCAGTGTAGATAGATTCTTGaagcaaaataatatatatatatataaatatttatatatatagcataagattcttacatcaacagagtGCATAGACAGCACaaggaaaaagaagagaaaaaaaaaatgagaaaggaaaaggaaaaacaaTCGTTTCATTTAAGTGTAAGTTTTAATTTGGTATATGGTTGGCATTTTATTTTAGAGAttaacaaagaagaagaagaaaaagaaaggaaatTGGGGATATTCCTTGGAGAGTATCGTGACAAAATTCatatgttcatttttttttttctatttttctttcatttggaACTTTATAATTTTTACTCATCTTATGAGTTAGTTTCTCTTCtgctggaattatttttgttgaatagaAATTGTGATTTAAGTACTTTGTAATATATGTTTTAGTGAATTTATTCTATATATTTAAGTATGTTTATGTGTAATtgcttatttttatttgatcatTATCAGTAATTTAATAGCTAAATATAAACTACTGTGTTAATGTCGCGAGctacatgaaataaattatcTCTAAAAGTTTATACAATAAAATTATTTCGTGTAAACTATATTACTAGCACACCAACTCAATAATAACATTGCATATAACCATAtgtaatgtatttttattcAGTTCTTCAAATTATAGAGTTACAAATATCTATTAGAGAAAGTAAATAACATTGCCACCAATTAAGTCCAAATCAGTTCGAAATCAGCCcgttcaaatttttaaaaaatggtGTACATGGTCCTAAATATAacttttttccttaaaaaaaaataaaaaataaaagttaaaaaatatagaaaaacattagaaaataattaattatttactctTAGGAAATAACTGGTAAATTTAACTGATTTTCTTATAGTTTCTGATTTTTTTCTGAAATTTCtcacaaaataaaattttctaGTTTAAGAAAAAAGCAATACtttgccaaaaaaaataataatcaaaataaaattttcaaattaaaatatgaaaatataattaatccaaAATATAACCAAaacttaaaaaaggaaaaaaaaaactttatattaATTAGGAAGGAGTAGTTATAGGTGGGCAAAATGTAATGACATAAGGAGAAGCCGTACAAGAATTAAGACCCGTTGACTCATCATACGGATAACTGTAAGCTCTCGGGCAAATAGCCTTAAACAAACGGTTATAAACCGTCGGCTTACAACGCTCCGCATTTCCAAACTCCCCTCTACAACAGTACCTGTCCGACCAATTCGCCGCCACGCAAGCACTCTTGCACGCCACCACTTTCCCTCCACGCGCCACCCTCAGAGCCTTCGGACAACACTCATTCAGGTCAGCCTCGCAACCAGCAACCCCGCAACTTCCGCCGCCACCTCCGACCGGCCTCATCGACACCGGCACGTTGAATCCATCCACAAGACTAACGTCATAGTAGTGCAGATCTGAACTCGGTGTCCCCAACGTCATTTCAATGACTGTCGTCGGAGGTTTGCCGCCGGTGCCGGAGCATTGGAGGAGGCCGGCGCAGTCTCCTGTTTGGCATTCACCTCTTCCAGTTGTTGGATCGAAACAACAGCCTTGTCTTGGCCAGATTCTACCTGACCAGTTGTCCGGGAGTTGAAGGGCTTGCTCTTCACCGCTCTTGAGGAGGAATCCGCCGCCGTTTGGAGTTGGGTGGCCCTCCGTGGCTAGTAGTCCCGGCCATATGCTTTCCTTGCAGTTGTTCACTAAAATAAGTTCAGTGCCATCTGCAGatatatacacaaaaataactCAGACTAACAGGAAGTGATcatatcaaaattatatatagtagcatatttttatatatatatatatgcataaatCTCACCGGTGAAAGTGGAGAGAGAGATGAGGAGGAGGAAGACGTAGAGGATGattgagaagaagaaagaggaagTAGGCATATTTGAATCTTTGATTTGATGATTATATGAGATTATAGTTTAGCAATGTATTTATATACATGTAATATACATTTTTATttgggtatatatatatgattatataaTGCAACGTACGTGGATGAGAAAGTGAAGAGGCACGAATCCTTCATTTAAAATGGGTTTTATCGTTTGAAACGGAACCGTTTTTGATGACGGTTcctaaatataaagaaaaatcttatttaattacataaaagaaacataaaaagagaattttagactagtttttatttatttatttatttaattttagtaaaatacttgttattataaattaaaaagtacCCTATATGCTTTCTCAATGATGGATGTAGTATGGAATCCTTTAATCATTCACTCATCACATTAATTCCTAAGATTAAGGTTCCAAACGGTATGGGAGATTTTAGACCAATAAGTTTATGCAACGTCATCTACAAAATCATTTCCAAGACTCTTGCCATTCGATTCAAGGAGGTTCTTCCCTATGTAATCTCCGAAACACAAAGCGCTTTTCTCTCCAATCGTCTCATCACGGATAATATACTTGTTGCTTTTGAGTTGGTTCATCATTTAAAGCATAAGACAAGAGGGAACAGAAGCTACTCGGCTCTCAAACTAGATATGAGTAAGGCATTTGATAGAGTGGAGTGGACCTATATTAAGGAGGTTATGAGACAGATGGGCTTCCACGATAGATGGGTTTCATTGATCATGAATTGCTTGCACACTACTAGTTTCTCTTTCATGCTCAATGGAGAAGAAGTTGGTCATGTTCAGCCTTCCCGGGGGTTACGCCAAGGTGATCCTTTGTCACCTTATCTATTTTTGATCTGTTCTGAGGGCTTATCTCGATTGCTACAAAGTGAAGAATCATCCAATAATCTCAAAGGGTTGAGGTTAACACGACATGCTCCATCGATTTCTCATTTGCTCTTCGCAGATGACAACCTCCTCTTTTGTGAAGCTACAAATAGTTCGGCAAGGGCCATTAACAAGGTCCTAGATATCTATCACAAAGCTTCAGGCCAACTTTTGAACACAGCAAAGTCAGTCATGTCATTCTCACCCAACACTACACAAGCTGCCCAAGATTTTTTCCATCAAACATTAGGAATGCCTATTAGTGAATGTCATGAACGTTACCTTGGACTCCCTGCATTTTCAGAGAGGGATAAAAAGGAAATGTTTAGTGATATCAAGGAGCGTATTTGGCAAAAATTACATGCGTGGAATGAAAAACTATTCTCAGTTGGTGGTAAGGAGGTGCTTTTGAAAGCTGTCGTTCAGTCCATTCCAACTTATGCTATGAGTTGTTTCCGTTTACCAACAACTTTCTGTAATCAATTGGAATCAATGATGGCAAATTTCTGGTGGGGTTCAAACAAAGATGGTTCTAAGATTCATTGACGAAGTTGGAAATTGCTTTGTAAGTCGAAATTTGAAGGAGGCATGGGTTTCCGTTCTTTTGTACACTTCAATCAAGCTCTCCTTGCAAAGCAAGCTTGGAGAATTTTTGAAATGCCAGATTCTCTTCTCAGCCGACTACTAAAGCATAGATATTTCTCAAACAATACCTTCTTGGAGGCACGTCTTGGGCACTCTCCTTCACTTACTTGGCAGGGCATTCATTGGGGACGTCAACTTTTAGTTGAGGGCCTGCGTTTTAAGATTGGAAATGGTTTTAAAGTGCTGGCTGGTGTGGACAAATGGATTCCCAGTCACTTTCAATTCAAACCAGTAAGCTATTCGGGTCCTAACAATGTCTTAGTGTCACATTTTATTACAGAACAATGTGAATGGAATGTTCCACTTCTCAATGCATACTTTCAACCGATTGATATTGACAAGATTGTCACAATCCCTCTTAGTTTTTTCCCCAACAATGATCGATACATATGGCACCATACCACAACAGGTATTTATTCTGTCAATTCGGGCTTCCATTTGGCTGAAAATTTAGCTGAAAATCGTCAATCTACTGGTTCAAATGCACACAAAGATTGGTGGAAAACTTTTTGGGGTCTGAATTTACCatcaaaagtaaaaatttttgcTTGGAGAGTAATGCAAAATGCCTTGCCCGTGGCTACTGCACTATGCCGAAGAAAAGTCATTAACTCAGCCACTTGTTCTTTGTGTCACAATGCTTGGGAGTCTATAGGTCATGCCATGTTCAATTGCACAAAAGCTAAAGCAGTTTGGAGAGAAACAAAATTCAGTATAGACCATGCTCATGCTCAGAATATGCATAGTGGAGATTACTTAATTCATTTATCTTCAGTCCACTCGAAAccagattttgaattgattatttgtaCGATGTGGGCAATCTGGCATGAGCGCAATAAGGTGATTCATGGAGGAATTTCAAGAACAAGCCTAACCATTGCAACTTTTGCTCAATCACACCTGGAAAAATATGTTCGGCACCAACaaaaaaaccagaaaaacaATTTCAGTGCTGGTGTTTCATCGGCTGCTGCTAGGGCTGTACAGAAATTTTcgtaaaccgcccaacccgaataacccgactaaaccaaaccgacaaaaccgaaaaaaaatacaaaccgacataacttgacaaaattctaaaccgcccaatctgtaaattgggcgggttgaattttgacccaaaccgcccaattaacccgcccaaaccgactTAACCcgattttcattttttttttttatattatataatatataatatatattgaaaaaaacATAAACCCTAAATTTTAGTCCCTCAGcccgcctctctctctctctcactcgtTAGTCCCTCAGcccgcctctctctctctcactcattactctctctctcactcgtTAGTGCGGTCGCCGTTCAAGGGGCTTCATCTTCTCAGCCCGATCTCAGCCCGCGTCTCTCTCTCTATCCAACTATCATCTTCATTCTCTATCTCTCTGGTTCAAGCTTCATCAACGCCGAAGCTCGGAAGTACCAGTGACCACGGCAGAGTTCGGAAGTACCCCAACGCCAGCCGatttatattaaatgtatattatttacatatatttgATAGTTCTGAAGGGTAAGAATAAGAAATGCTAGAAAAGTACTCTGTTAAGCTATGGATTTTGGGTTGAGAAGAAAGAATTtagcagagagagagaaagataatTTAGAGAGAGAAGGGATTATATTAAGCTTAGCGAATGCCACACAAATGAAATACCGTTTGAtattaagattttatttttatttttattttcaatatttaGTTAATATGTTCACGCACATGAGAGAAAATATATTGGAACAACTGAGCAATATttagttaataattatttagataTATTGGAACAACTGAGCAATATttagttaataattatttagttattttcaactaaataattatatattgacTCATGTGTTAATAATTATTAGCAATATTTAGTTAGTAATTATTCATGTGCGTTGTTATATGTTTCAATTGTTCTgttttcatttttccaattatgAAGATTGTGTAAATATTGGAACAACTGAGCAATGATGTTAATTTTCATGcaatcatattattattgttaatttgtAACTGTAGTTGGTCTTGTAAATTTTGTTACTGGTTTCATTGTTGTGTTGTGAACATGTATAAACTTTGTTACTGGTTTCTATTGAGTTGTTTCATAGAACAATTAAACACAATGAATCAGATATCTCAAATAGTCAAATCTTTTtgctatatcttttttttttttggcaaataataaaattaaacaagtgTACTCTAGTGTTAAACCTGAAATTGTTTAACTCTAATCAGCAAACAATATCAATAGGTATAATAACAGTAAGTAACTCAATATACCAAATCAATCAATACAAGCCCTTTTCAAGCAAAAGAAAATGAATAAATGTTAGAGTAAAAACAAATGAAggcttatacatatatataaattattcttattattaattTGGTCTCACTTTGGTGTGCTATTTTTATCATATACATTTAGATTAGAATGTGTATGATGTATTGTTTTGTAGATCATTACTTATGGAGAATGAAGAGGAAAATGTAGATGATGAAGTGCAAAAATGGATTAAGACTGTAGAGAGTGAAGAAACAAAGAAGGCTACAATTAAGATACCGCAGAAAAGGAAGAGGCAAGGGACAAGAACGTCAGGCATTTGGGATCATTTTACCATAgttaaaaaaatggtaaaagGAGCAAATGGtaaggaagaagagagggagag is a window from the Cannabis sativa cultivar Pink pepper isolate KNU-18-1 chromosome 1, ASM2916894v1, whole genome shotgun sequence genome containing:
- the LOC115706938 gene encoding protein SRG1; the protein is MDSEVELEHGGIKVDGELGWGKSLPVPSVQEMVRNDSEFVPERYIQESKDRPLDSTFYPKFNEIPAIDLSLLINGDEDELHKLDFACKEWGFFQIINHGVPEEVLGEMKAVVADFFNLPLEEKKKYAMAENDLQGYGQAYVVSEDQKLDWGDLIYLMTSPLEARNMKYWPTTLSGFKEAVEEYSREIERVSEEIMASMSLLMGMDKNGLKRLHVVRKQSMRMNYYPPCSKPDLVLGVSPHSDGGSITLLLQDDDITGLQIRYKGTWLPVKPIPNALVVNIGDVVEAWSNGMYKSIEHRAVTNENKARMSIATFVIPHEGIELGPVESMMQDQPRMYKTMKYLDYIIHSLGRKMDGKAHTNFLKLENES
- the LOC115703769 gene encoding thaumatin-like protein, translating into MPTSSFFFSIILYVFLLLISLSTFTDGTELILVNNCKESIWPGLLATEGHPTPNGGGFLLKSGEEQALQLPDNWSGRIWPRQGCCFDPTTGRGECQTGDCAGLLQCSGTGGKPPTTVIEMTLGTPSSDLHYYDVSLVDGFNVPVSMRPVGGGGGSCGVAGCEADLNECCPKALRVARGGKVVACKSACVAANWSDRYCCRGEFGNAERCKPTVYNRLFKAICPRAYSYPYDESTGLNSCTASPYVITFCPPITTPS